TAGCCGAAGATCCCGCCGTAGGTGAGCACCTGATTGACGTCGCCGATCATCGCGCCGCCGTATCGGAGTTTGAGCTCCTGTTCGATCTCGCGGGCGTACGCCTGAAAGGCGTCGGGCCAGTCGGGGATCCGACCGCCGAAGCCGTAGACGACCGGTTCGTCGGGGAGGGTGACGTTCCGTTCGACGATGGTTCGCTCGCCGCCGGTCAGTTCGTACTCGGAGACGGTCTCCTCGGTGGCGAGCACCATCGTCGTGATCGGGCCGTAGAGGATGTATCCCGCGGCCACGATGGACTCGCCGCGGGCCGGTACGGCGTCGTCGTAGATGCCGAAGATCGTCCCCATCGAGTTGTTCGACTTGAGGTTCGAGGAGCCGTCTAACGGATCGACGGCGACCGCGTACGCATCCGCCTCCGCGTCGGGGTCGCCGCCACAGTCGACGACCTCGGCTCGCTCTTCGCTCGCGTACTGGCCGACGCCGTCGATCGTGGCGAGGCGGTCCCCGAGCAGTTCGTCCGCCCAGATATCGGCTTCGACCTGAGTCTCACCGCTGGGATTTTCCTCGTCGACGGTCCCGCGGCGTCCGATAAGTCCCTGTCTGATCTCGGTCGCCGAGCGGCTGATCGTGGCGATAACCTCCTCGACGACTGGATCGGACACCGTCATCCCTACGCCTCGAGTGCGGCGTCGGCGGTTTGTTCCTCGAAGATGACCTTCTCGAGGGCGTCGAGAATATCGGTGGGGTTCTCGCGCTGCCAGACGTTCCGGCCGACGGCGAGACCCGTACAGCCGGCGCTGACGGCCGCTTCGACGGTCGAGAGGAACTCGTAGTCCGAGGTCTTCGAACCGCCGCTCATGACGACGTTCATGTTACCCGCGGCCTTGCAGGCGTGAGCCATCGCATCGGGATCGCCGGGATACTTGACCTTCGCGATATCGGCGCCGAGTTCGAGGGCGATCCGGGTCGCATAGGAGATGGTGCCGGGCTTGGTGTCGTTTTTCAGCCCCTGTCCGCGCGGGTAGGACCACATGACCATCGGGATGTCGTGTTCGCGGGCTTTCTCTTGGGCGTCGCGGAACTCCTCGAACATCTCGACCTCGTGGTTCGAGCCGCTGTAGACGGTGAACCCGACCGCGTCGGCGCCGAGTTCGGCGGCGTAATCGACCGAGCAGTTGACCGGCGAATCGGGTTCGCCCATCCAGAGGTTCGAGGTCCCGTTGAGCTTCAGGAGGAGGTTGACGTCGTCCTCGTAGCTCGGGTAGTACCCTTCGGCGATTCCCTTCTGGACGGCCATCGCGGTGACGGCGTCGTGGGTCGCCGTCTCGAAGACCGTCGACGGATCGAGTTTCGCCGGGACCTCCTCGAAGTCGACGGGACCGTGTTCTAACCCGTGGTCCATCGCGAGAATCAGTGATTTGCCGTCGCGTACGATCGGAGAGTCGTCGATCGGAATCATCTGTAAGACGGTCCAACAGGCCGCTATAAATCTCTGATGGTCCGCGTTATCGAAATTACGTACAACCGTAGTAACACGCGCTGCAACCGCTTCGGTTCCGCTCGAGACCGATCGGTCTCACTCGAGCAGTTCCCGCGCGTTGTGTCGCCACGTTCGGACGTGCAAGACGTTGATCTCGAGCACTCTGGCCACCTCGAAGGCGCTGATCGTCGCCAGTCGTTCCGCTGAACGGATGCCGGCTTCGGCCAGTTTGTCGGCGTCGTCGGGGCCGACACCCGTGACGGCGGTAACGGGCGTCGGCTTCGGCCACGGTCGCTCCGACGGTTTCTCCCGGACGACCGTCGTGATGGGCGAGCGCTCGTACTCGAAGGCCTGCCAGTCCTCGTCTCCGCTGACGGCGATCCATTCGCGTTCGGCGTCCCCGAGGCCGCGAACCTCCGCGGATCGCCGCTCGAGGTCGCCGTCGCTCTCGAACGACCACGGCAGCGAAAACCGCCGCCGAAGTGCGGCCGCAGTCGATTCGTCGATAGCCGCCTCCAGTAGCATTCGGTAGGAGTACTCCTTTTCCCGGACCGCATCGGGATCGATATCGGCCGCTTCGAGCACCTCCCGCGTCGCGGAGTCGATCTCGTCGGGATCGCGTCGTAACTCCTCGCCAGCCTCGTCCTGTCCCGACGCGTCCGCCGAGCCGAGGGCACCTTCCTCGTCGAGATCGAGTTCGATCCGGTCGGCGTCCTCCTCGGCGTCGACGTCGATAGCGACCGAGATGCCGATCCCCAGGTCGACGGTCTCGGTCGCGTCGTCCGCCTCACTCCCCCTCTTCGCGTTCGGCTCGCTGACGGCATCGTTCCTGCTCACGCGATTCACCAGTTACCGGTAGCTCACACTGTCGATCCTTGAAGGTTCCCCTCAAACGGCCGGTGCCGACAGCCGGACGGCGCGTTTCGGATCCTGCGGTCGGTCGTGACTGGTTTCTATGGCGGTTCGGTCTCGCCTTCAACGGCGCGGCGGTGACCGCGGGTCGTCCTCGAGCAGCGACTCGAGTTCGGCGGCGAGGGTTTCGCCCATCGTGATCATCGCGTTATCGCCGGGGTGGACCAGATCGGTCGTGAGCCCGTCGATGGTGGGAAGCAGTTCGGGTCCCTCGAGCAGGTGGACGTTTTCGTGGGGCGTTTCGGCGACGACCTCGCGCAGTTCTTGGCGGAATCGCTCGCACATCCCCTCCGGATCGGCGCTCCGACGGACGTCGCGGGCGTTCGTGAAGATGGTGATCGGGACGACCGGTTTCTCAGGGTTGGCACCCGCCACTCGGTCGATCAGCCGCGCGGCCCGCTCGCGGAACGTCGACGCAGAGAACGTTCCGACCATATTCACCGACACCGAGAGCGTTGCGACGTCCCAGTCGTCGCGCTGGGCGATGTGGTCGGCCATCGCACCGTCGCAGTAGGCGGTGCCACAGGAGCCGAGGTTGATGAGATCGGCGTCCAACCGGCGCGCCGTCTGACTCACGTAGGTCAGGTGCTCGGCTAGGGCTGCCTCGCCCTCGGTGATCGACGTCCCGTACGCGAGATACCGACGATCCGGGAGTTCGTCCTCCCGCGGCGGACGAACGTCGCCGTCGACGCCGTGATAGACCATCGGTCCGCCGCGGTGTTCGCCCGGCAACCGGAGCCGACAGACGCGGGGATCGAAGGGGAGATCCTCGTAGGCCGCCGGCTCGAGGTCGATTACCGATTCGGGGATCGAAACCTCGATCGGCGTCGGTTCCGGGCCGACGACGACTTCCGTCGGTCCCTGGATCGGCCCCCAGAAGACGCGGACGGTTCCTTCCTCGGCGCTCCCGCCGGGCATCGTCGAGAGCGTCACCGTCGCGGAACCGTCGGGAACGAACCGAAGTTCAACGCCCGCGGGGTGGCGCATCCGCGACTGCGAACCCTCGTTGAGCTCGCGTCGAACCGATTCCGGAACGCGTTGTAGCAGATGTCCGTCTCGGTCCTCGGCCGGTCGGCTATCGCCGACGTTGTGAAATCGGATCCCGTCTCGTCGCATGGTTCTACCGACGTTCCCACCGTCTTATAAGTTTAGTCACGGTTCGGCTGCGCCGGTGGATGAGAATTCCCCGCCGCCGCCGGCGACCTTTCCCTACGTTCCCCACCCGAAGCGCGTAACCCGAGACATGGGACGCGAGCGGATCGAAGGAACGACGACCACACTCCATCAATTCAACGGCAGATAAATTATTTAAACCTGACATTCCCATCTCGAGATGATGCGATCCGCTCGGTTCACGCTCGCCGTCCTCTGTTGCAGTCTCGTCGTCCTGATCGGTGTCGCGGCCGTCGTCGCCGCACCGCCGCCGACCCACCTCTGTGGCGTCTGCGGTTCCGGAGTCGCCGACGACGCCGAAATCGACGGCGCGGCCGAACCGGGGACGCTCGACATCTACGTCGACGAGTCCGGGGACTCGCTGTGGAGCGCCCGCGTCCCCGTCACCGACTCGGCCGCAGAGCGGTACCGATCCAACGGGACCGCACTCGAGGTCGCGGTCGACGACGCGTGGTTCCGCTCTCACGCGGCCAGCGGCGACGTCGAAGCCGCCGAGTCGACCCTCGAGGACGAAACCGTCGTCGTGAACTACACCGTCGCGGACGTCGCGCGCCCGGGTGTCGGCGAGTCCTGGATCGTCGATTACTTCGCTGCTGGATCCTCGAACACGCGGTATCAACTGGCCGCACAGCGGGTGACGATCCACGCACCCGACGGGGCCGTCGTCACGAATCAGCCCCGGCACGCGACCGTCGACGACGCGGCCACGTGGACGGCGAGCGCCGAGGACGCCTTCGAAAGCGACTTCGATGACCAGACGTACGTCACCTACGCGCCGTCCGGACTTCGGGGAACCGCGAGCGGGTACGCGACGATCGGCCTCGAGACCGGTCCGACCGCACTCGAGAAGGGCGTTACCGGCGGCCTCGTTCCCGGAGCGCTGATCGCGCTCGCGGGGATGGCGGTCGGCCGCGTCGACTGGGGACGCGATGCGTTCGACCTGGCGGGCTTCGAGCGACTGTTCGTCGCGATCGGATCGATCGGTGCGATCGGTCTGCTCGCCACGAGTGCGGTGGCGACCGGACGCCCCTTCAACCCCGTTTTCGGCGCACTGAGTGCGCTCGGTATCGGGTACGCCGCGATCGGGATCGCGGCTCGCCGGAGCGATTATCGACGCAGTACCCGCGGGTTGAGCGCTCTCGCGGCGCTCGTAACCCTGGGGACCGGCGCGTTGCTGTGGCTCCTCGGCGGTCCGGCAGCCACGTTCGTCCTCCCCTTCGGACTGGCGACTGCGCTCTTCTTGCCGATCGGGTACGCGTTCGAACGCCGCTCGAGGCCGCTCGTTCCGCTCTTCCTCGCGACTCTCGCCGCGTTCGCGTCGATTGCGGCGGCCGTGCTCCTCGCGCTGCTCGTCTCGCCGAGGGGATTCGGCGTGTTCATCTACTGGCTCATGGTGGCGTTCTGGGTCCCCGTTGTCGTGGTGTTCGGCTATCCGCTCGCGCTCATGGGCCGTCGCCTCGCGAGGGAGTAGTCACTGGCGCGGTTCGCGAACGACGGTATCGCGCGGCAAAAAGGATTTACGGACCGACCAGGCCGAGCGCCTCGGGGCGGTTCACTGGTGCAGCGGTTTCTCGGCCATCTCCCTGCGGAGTTCGGCCAGCGTCGACCGCGAGATATCCCCCTCGAACGTTTGTAAGAGCGCGTACACTTCCGTCCGCGAGATTTTGACGTCGCCCTCGCGGACGACGTCCTCCGGGCGTTCGCGAAGTTCGCGCATCGTCCCGACCGCGAGCAGGTACGGAATCGCCCACGCCGAGAGCCGGTTGCCGTGGGTCTCCGGCACCACCTCGAGGTAGCGCTGGGCGTCGTCGAGGTACGTCTCCGCCCGGCCGGTCACTCGCTTGATCACGTTCGTAACCCCGCCGTGGTTGTCCATGTCGGTGACCTGCTCGACGTCGACGTTCTCGGCCTCGAGCCACTCGGCCGGGAGATAGACGTTATTCTCGTCGTGATAGTCCGACTCGACGTCCTTGGCGATGTTGACCAGTTGCAAGAGCAACGCGAACGAGCGGGCGTTCTCTCGCAACTCCTCGGCGCGCTCCTGAGAGGCACCGCGGGCGACGAGCCCCGTGATCAGCGTGCCAACCGTGCC
The genomic region above belongs to Natronorubrum halophilum and contains:
- a CDS encoding class 1 fructose-bisphosphatase, giving the protein MTVSDPVVEEVIATISRSATEIRQGLIGRRGTVDEENPSGETQVEADIWADELLGDRLATIDGVGQYASEERAEVVDCGGDPDAEADAYAVAVDPLDGSSNLKSNNSMGTIFGIYDDAVPARGESIVAAGYILYGPITTMVLATEETVSEYELTGGERTIVERNVTLPDEPVVYGFGGRIPDWPDAFQAYAREIEQELKLRYGGAMIGDVNQVLTYGGIFGYPGLESRPEGKLRLQFEGNPIGYIIERAGGRSSNGRQSLLSVEPDDIHERTPVHVGNADLIDRLEDRLE
- a CDS encoding class I fructose-bisphosphate aldolase, with the protein product MIPIDDSPIVRDGKSLILAMDHGLEHGPVDFEEVPAKLDPSTVFETATHDAVTAMAVQKGIAEGYYPSYEDDVNLLLKLNGTSNLWMGEPDSPVNCSVDYAAELGADAVGFTVYSGSNHEVEMFEEFRDAQEKAREHDIPMVMWSYPRGQGLKNDTKPGTISYATRIALELGADIAKVKYPGDPDAMAHACKAAGNMNVVMSGGSKTSDYEFLSTVEAAVSAGCTGLAVGRNVWQRENPTDILDALEKVIFEEQTADAALEA
- a CDS encoding DUF7409 domain-containing protein, with translation MSRNDAVSEPNAKRGSEADDATETVDLGIGISVAIDVDAEEDADRIELDLDEEGALGSADASGQDEAGEELRRDPDEIDSATREVLEAADIDPDAVREKEYSYRMLLEAAIDESTAAALRRRFSLPWSFESDGDLERRSAEVRGLGDAEREWIAVSGDEDWQAFEYERSPITTVVREKPSERPWPKPTPVTAVTGVGPDDADKLAEAGIRSAERLATISAFEVARVLEINVLHVRTWRHNARELLE
- a CDS encoding SGNH/GDSL hydrolase family protein, which translates into the protein MRRDGIRFHNVGDSRPAEDRDGHLLQRVPESVRRELNEGSQSRMRHPAGVELRFVPDGSATVTLSTMPGGSAEEGTVRVFWGPIQGPTEVVVGPEPTPIEVSIPESVIDLEPAAYEDLPFDPRVCRLRLPGEHRGGPMVYHGVDGDVRPPREDELPDRRYLAYGTSITEGEAALAEHLTYVSQTARRLDADLINLGSCGTAYCDGAMADHIAQRDDWDVATLSVSVNMVGTFSASTFRERAARLIDRVAGANPEKPVVPITIFTNARDVRRSADPEGMCERFRQELREVVAETPHENVHLLEGPELLPTIDGLTTDLVHPGDNAMITMGETLAAELESLLEDDPRSPPRR
- a CDS encoding phytoene/squalene synthase family protein; its protein translation is MTTGQTEPPTDADLKWCYDAVHGVSRTFSITIDRLEEPMARHICLGYLLCRVADTIEDAGHIPPEVQTELLTDYDRLLDPNSDQTAVAFMDDVEPWIPDERNEDWDVVAETPRVLRTFESLDDDPREIMREPVRELVDGMAMFTSRYADEGGLRLQTLEELEEYCWYAAGTVGTLITGLVARGASQERAEELRENARSFALLLQLVNIAKDVESDYHDENNVYLPAEWLEAENVDVEQVTDMDNHGGVTNVIKRVTGRAETYLDDAQRYLEVVPETHGNRLSAWAIPYLLAVGTMRELRERPEDVVREGDVKISRTEVYALLQTFEGDISRSTLAELRREMAEKPLHQ